The Columba livia isolate bColLiv1 breed racing homer unplaced genomic scaffold, bColLiv1.pat.W.v2 Scaffold_83, whole genome shotgun sequence genome has a segment encoding these proteins:
- the LOC135578153 gene encoding alpha-2-macroglobulin-like isoform X3, which yields MGKDRLPSKPNIFLLLVFILPGNTFPTTEPQYMVLLPFLIHTDSSEKVCVQLTHLNESVTLSATLEYQGENRSLIDDVMSEKDVFTCIPFSLPKSNSTSVAFLTVAVKGATLRFRSRKSVLVKNSESLVFIQTDKPIYKPGQTVLFRIVSLDKDFYPLNEKFPFVYVQDPQRNRVYQWQGVELETGLTQLSFPLTSDPIQGSYKIVVQKSFSYHVEHSFRVKEYVLPKYEVLVKLPKMITIKEKELPVSVCGLYTYGKPVPGLVNVQVCRKFSHSASNCYGKEAEAVCEEFTRQADTRGCVSGVVRTKIFQLQRRGYEMSIEVQGKITEDGTGTEMTGTGSCGITPIMSKISFDLLDSQYRPGIPLFGRVKLVDGTDAPIANETITISVDGDKYKGNYTTDEQGQSWFSIDTTTFTQASLEIRVMAKGGIVLADTYDLSVNPGDGYGTFQLTFPIEASVAPLAQMLVYTTSPSGEVIASSADFQVELCLPNKVRLSFVPKEGLPASNTRLQLHTSSRSLCALRAVDKSVLLMKPEDELSPSSVYDLLPLKEMRGYSFKDYYLEEDNVNPCVSLDNMLLNGFVYVPISPDGEGDAYDILKELGLKVFTSSKIRKPEICQHYPGHMMERSYTGSITAMNLLEDLDYEITEHINADSPVETIRKYFPETWIWDIVSVNSDGNADLNVTIPDTITEWKANAFCTSADTGFGLSPTVSLRAFQPFFVELTMPYSVVRGESFTLKATVFNYLAACIRVSVSLAESTHFVTTPVEMQEESYCICMNERKTVAWAVTPRSLGQVELSVGTEALQNQQPCGNAIVETPEKGRKDTVIRQLLVEPEGTEVETTYNSVLCASEKSVSEPILLVLPETVVDGSARACFSVLGDIMGTAMQNLHQLLQMPFGCGEQNMVLFAPNIYVLDYLNKTGQLSEEVKSKAIGYLVSGYQRQLKYKHWDGSYSTFGPRYGQAGNTWLTAFVLKSFAQARPHIFIDEKHIQDALVWLTQKQKENGCFRSSGTLMNNAMKGGVNDEVTLTAYITIALLEIPLPVTHSVVRNALFCLETAADEKENHVYTKALMAYTFALAGKEEKRKALLSSLEKEAVKKDGSVHWQRPGKEPEVHLPYLRYRAPSAEVEMTAYALLAHLTTQLTPSQEELSFASLIAKWITGQQNPNGGFSSTQDTVVALQALSLYGAVTYAKSGAASKVTLRSGGDFQQDFQVDPTNRLLLQRVPLPQVPGEYSMEVSGDGCVYLQTSLRYNVQPTQEDAPFMLHVYTMPETCVDSNAHKVFDIGINVSYTGERNVSNMVIVDVKMLSGFIPIKSSVTKLERDPVIERTELSTNHVLVYLEKLGSETLSFSFTVERDVPVQGLKPAQVKVYDYYETDEFATQEYSAPCTTEEVDQDNA from the exons GCAGTATATGGTGCTACTGCCCTTTCTGATACATACAGATTCTTCTGAGAAGGTCTGTGTTCAACTGACCCACCTGAATGAGTCTGTGACACTGAGTGCCACACTCGAGTATCAAGGGGAAAACAGGAGCTTGATTGATGATGTGATGTCAGAGAAGGATGTGTTCACCTGCATCCCTTTTTCT CTTCCAAAATCCAATAGCACATCAGTGGCATTTCTCACTGTGGCGGTGAAGGGGGCGACACTGAGGTTCAGAAGCCGCAAGTCAGTGCTAGTCAAGAATTCTGAGAGCCTGGTCTTCATCCAGACAGACAAACCCATCTACAAGCCTGGACAGACAG TTCTGTTTCGGATCGTCTCTCTGGACAAAGACTTCTACCCGCTGAATGAGAAG TTTCCATTTGTGTATGTTCAG GATCCCCAGAGGAACCGTGTGTACCAGTGGCAGGGGGTGGAACTAGAGACTGGCCTTACACAGCTCTCCTTCCCCCTCACCTCAGACCCTATCCAAGGCTCCTACAAAATAGTCGTGCAAAAAAGCTTCTCATACCATGTGGAGCACTCCTTCAGAGTGAAGGAATATG TGCTGCCCAAGTACGAGGTCCTGGTGAAGCTGCCCAAGATGATCACTATTAAGGAAAAGGAGCTTCCAGTGTCCGTCTGTGGTTT GTATACCTATGGGAAACCTGTTCCTGGTTTGGTGAATGTCCAAGTGTGCCGAAAATTTTCCCATTCTGCTTCAAATTGTTatggaaaagaagcagaagctgTATGTGAAGAATTCACTAGGCAG GCAGACACTCGTGGCTGTGTTTCTGGTGTAGTAAGGACCAAGATATTTCAGCTCCAGCGCAGGGGATATGAGATGAGCATTGAGGTACAAGGCAAGATCACAGAAGATGGCACAG GAACAGAGAtgactggaacaggctcctgtGGAATCACACCTATCATGAGCAAAATCAGCTTTGACCTGCTGGACTCTCAGTACAGACCAGGGATCCCACTCTTTGGGAGG GTGAAACTGGTAGATGGCACTGATGCTCCAATTGCCAATGAAACCATCACAATTTCTGTGGATGGAGACAAATACAAAGGAAATTACACTACGGATGAGCAGGGACAATCCTGGTTTTCCATAGACACTACCACCTTCACACAAGCCTCCCTGGAAATCCGA GTGATGGCCAAGGGAGGCATTGTATTAGCAGATACCTATGATCTGAGTGTGAATCCAGGAGATG GCTATGGGACATTTCAATTGACCTTCCCTATTGAGGCATCAGTTGCTCCCCTGGCACAGATGCTTGTATATACCACTTCACCCAGTGGGGAAGTTATCGCCAGTTCAGCAGATTTCCAGGTTGAACTTTGCCTCCCCAATAAA GTCAGATTGAGTTTTGTACCCAAGGAAGGTCTTCCTGCCTCCAACACACGCCTGCAACTGCACACCTCATCAAGGTCCCTGTGTGCCCTCCGTGCTGTGGACAAGAGCGTTCTCCTTATGAAGCCTGAAGATGAGCTCTCTCCCAGCTCT GTGTATGATCTTCTCCCACTGAAGGAAATGCGTGGTTACAGCTTCAAGGACTACTACCTGGAAGAAGACAATGTAAACCCTTGTGTGTCACTTGACAACATGTTATTAAATGGATTTGTCTATGTACCCATTTCTCCTGATGGCGAAGGTGATGCCTATGACATTCTCAAA GAACTGGGCTTAAAAGTCTTCACTAGCAGCAAGATCCGTAAGCCTGAAATCTGCCAGCATTACCCAGGACACATGATGGAAAGGAGTTACACTGGTTCTA TCACTGCAATGAATCTGCTTGAAGATTTAGACTATGAAATAACAGAACATATTAATGCTGACAGTCCTGTGGAGACCATCCGGAAATACTTCCCTGAGACATGGATCTGGGACATAGTTTCAGTGAA CTCTGACGGAAATGCTGATCTAAATGTGACCATCCCCGATACCATCACTGAGTGGAAAGCCAATGCCTTCTGCACTTCGGCAGACACAGGCTTTGGCCTGTCCCCGACAGTGTCCCTCAGagccttccagcccttctttgTAGAGCTCACCATGCCCTACTCTGTGGTGCGTGGTGAGTCCTTCACACTGAAAGCCACAGTTTTCAACTACCTGGCCGCCTGCATCAGG GTCAGTGTGTCTCTGGCTGAATCCACTCATTTTGTGACTACGCCAGTAGAGATGCAAGAAGAATCCTACTGCATCTGCatgaatgaaaggaaaactgtGGCTTGGGCAGTAACACCAAGATCTCTAG GGCAGGTGGAGCTCTCGGTGGGCACTGAGGCCCTGCAGAACCAGCAGCCCTGCGGGAATGCCATCGTGGAGACCCCTGAGAAAGGGCGGAAGGACACGGTCATCAGACAGCTGCTGGTGGAG CCAGAAGGAACTGAGGTGGAAACTACCTACAACTCTGTGCTCTGTGCATCTG AAAAGTCAGTGTCAGAGCCAATCTTGCTGGTTCTCCCCGAGACTGTGGTGGATGGCTCAGCCAGAGCTTGTTTCTCAGTGCTAG GTGACATCATGGGCACTGCCATGCAGAACCTGCACCAGCTCCTCCAGATGCCGTTCGGCTGTGGAGAGCAGAACATGGTCCTGTTTGCACCCAACATCTACGTCCTGGACTATCTGAACAAGACAGGGCAGCTAAGTGAGGAGGTCAAATCCAAGGCCATCGGATATTTAGTGAGCG GGTATCAAAGGCAATTGAAGTACAAACACTGGGATGGTTCTTATAGCACCTTTGGGCCCCGTTATGGGCAAGCTGGGAATACCTG GCTCACAGCCTTTGTCCTCAAGTCTTTTGCCCAGGCCCGGCCTCACATCTTCATAGATGAGAAGCACATCCAGGATGCTTTGGTCTGGCTCACTCAAAAGCAGAAGGAGAACGGCTGTTTCCGCAGTTCTGGGACACTCATGAACAATGCCATGAAG GGTGGAGTGAATGACGAGGTCACGCTGACAGCCTACATCACTATTGCATTGCTGGAGATTCCTCTGCCTGTAACT cactCAGTGGTGCGTAACGCTCTGTTCTGCctggaaacagcagcagatgaaaaagaaaaccacgtGTACACCAAGGCACTGATGGCGTACACCTTCGCCCTGGCAGGCAAGGAGGAGAAACGGAAGGCATTGCTAAGCTCACTTGAAAAGGAAGCCGTGAAAAAGG ATGGGTCTGTTCATTGGCAGCGGCCAGGGAAAGAGCCAGAGGTTCATCTCCCATACTTACGCTACCGAGCTCCCTCTGCTGAAGTGGAGATGACAGCCTATGCGCTCCTTGCTCACCTCACCACGCAGCTGACGCCTTCCCAGGAGGAGCTGTCGTTCGCATCTCTTATTGCGAAGTGGATCACGGGTCAGCAGAATCCCAATGGAGGCTTCTCCTCCACCCAG GACACAGTGGTGGCCCTCCAAGCCTTGTCCCTGTATGGAGCTGTCACCTATGCCAAGAGCGGAGCAGCTTCCAAAGTGACCCTGCGATCTGGAGGGGACTTCCAGCAAGACTTCCAAGTGGATCCCACAAACCGGCTGCTGCTCCAGCGTGTGCCCCTGCCCCAGGTGCCCGGGGAGTACAGCATGGAGGTTTCTGGCGATGGATGCGTCTACCTGCAG ACAAGCCTGAGGTACAATGTGCAGCCCACACAGGAGGATGCACCCTTCATGCTCCACGTGTACACGATGCCAGAGACATGTGTGGACTCCAATGCTCACAAGGTCTTTGACATAGGTATAAATGTCAG TTACACTGGGGAGCGCAATGTCTCCAACATGGTGATTGTTGATGTGAAGATGCTGTCAGGATTCATCCCCATTAAATCCTCTGTGACGAAG CTGGAACGTGACCCTGTTATTGAGCGCACAGAATTGAGTACCAACCACGTCCTGGTGTACCTGGAAAAG ctgggCAGCGAGACCCTCAGCTTCTCCTTCACGGTGGAGCGGGACGTCCCCGTGCAGGGCCTGAAGCCGGCGCAGGTGAAGGTCTATGACTACTACGAGACAG
- the LOC135578153 gene encoding alpha-2-macroglobulin-like isoform X2, with translation MGKDRLPSKPNIFLLLVFILPGNTFPTTEPQYMVLLPFLIHTDSSEKVCVQLTHLNESVTLSATLEYQGENRSLIDDVMSEKDVFTCIPFSLPKSNSTSVAFLTVAVKGATLRFRSRKSVLVKNSESLVFIQTDKPIYKPGQTVLFRIVSLDKDFYPLNEKFPFVYVQDPQRNRVYQWQGVELETGLTQLSFPLTSDPIQGSYKIVVQKSFSYHVEHSFRVKEYVLPKYEVLVKLPKMITIKEKELPVSVCGLYTYGKPVPGLVNVQVCRKFSHSASNCYGKEAEAVCEEFTRQADTRGCVSGVVRTKIFQLQRRGYEMSIEVQGKITEDGTGTEMTGTGSCGITPIMSKISFDLLDSQYRPGIPLFGRVKLVDGTDAPIANETITISVDGDKYKGNYTTDEQGQSWFSIDTTTFTQASLEIRADHKPELNCYDNNWITPSYEHAMRRISRFYSPSKSFLKIEPKPETLSCGSPTEIHVHYVFTPEAIGEQKKIVIYYLVMAKGGIVLADTYDLSVNPGDGYGTFQLTFPIEASVAPLAQMLVYTTSPSGEVIASSADFQVELCLPNKVRLSFVPKEGLPASNTRLQLHTSSRSLCALRAVDKSVLLMKPEDELSPSSVYDLLPLKEMRGYSFKDYYLEEDNVNPCVSLDNMLLNGFVYVPISPDGEGDAYDILKELGLKVFTSSKIRKPEICQHYPGHMMERSYTVTAMNLLEDLDYEITEHINADSPVETIRKYFPETWIWDIVSVNSDGNADLNVTIPDTITEWKANAFCTSADTGFGLSPTVSLRAFQPFFVELTMPYSVVRGESFTLKATVFNYLAACIRVSVSLAESTHFVTTPVEMQEESYCICMNERKTVAWAVTPRSLGQVELSVGTEALQNQQPCGNAIVETPEKGRKDTVIRQLLVEPEGTEVETTYNSVLCASEKSVSEPILLVLPETVVDGSARACFSVLGDIMGTAMQNLHQLLQMPFGCGEQNMVLFAPNIYVLDYLNKTGQLSEEVKSKAIGYLVSGYQRQLKYKHWDGSYSTFGPRYGQAGNTWLTAFVLKSFAQARPHIFIDEKHIQDALVWLTQKQKENGCFRSSGTLMNNAMKGGVNDEVTLTAYITIALLEIPLPVTHSVVRNALFCLETAADEKENHVYTKALMAYTFALAGKEEKRKALLSSLEKEAVKKDGSVHWQRPGKEPEVHLPYLRYRAPSAEVEMTAYALLAHLTTQLTPSQEELSFASLIAKWITGQQNPNGGFSSTQDTVVALQALSLYGAVTYAKSGAASKVTLRSGGDFQQDFQVDPTNRLLLQRVPLPQVPGEYSMEVSGDGCVYLQTSLRYNVQPTQEDAPFMLHVYTMPETCVDSNAHKVFDIGINVSYTGERNVSNMVIVDVKMLSGFIPIKSSVTKLERDPVIERTELSTNHVLVYLEKLGSETLSFSFTVERDVPVQGLKPAQVKVYDYYETDEFATQEYSAPCTTEEVDQDNA, from the exons GCAGTATATGGTGCTACTGCCCTTTCTGATACATACAGATTCTTCTGAGAAGGTCTGTGTTCAACTGACCCACCTGAATGAGTCTGTGACACTGAGTGCCACACTCGAGTATCAAGGGGAAAACAGGAGCTTGATTGATGATGTGATGTCAGAGAAGGATGTGTTCACCTGCATCCCTTTTTCT CTTCCAAAATCCAATAGCACATCAGTGGCATTTCTCACTGTGGCGGTGAAGGGGGCGACACTGAGGTTCAGAAGCCGCAAGTCAGTGCTAGTCAAGAATTCTGAGAGCCTGGTCTTCATCCAGACAGACAAACCCATCTACAAGCCTGGACAGACAG TTCTGTTTCGGATCGTCTCTCTGGACAAAGACTTCTACCCGCTGAATGAGAAG TTTCCATTTGTGTATGTTCAG GATCCCCAGAGGAACCGTGTGTACCAGTGGCAGGGGGTGGAACTAGAGACTGGCCTTACACAGCTCTCCTTCCCCCTCACCTCAGACCCTATCCAAGGCTCCTACAAAATAGTCGTGCAAAAAAGCTTCTCATACCATGTGGAGCACTCCTTCAGAGTGAAGGAATATG TGCTGCCCAAGTACGAGGTCCTGGTGAAGCTGCCCAAGATGATCACTATTAAGGAAAAGGAGCTTCCAGTGTCCGTCTGTGGTTT GTATACCTATGGGAAACCTGTTCCTGGTTTGGTGAATGTCCAAGTGTGCCGAAAATTTTCCCATTCTGCTTCAAATTGTTatggaaaagaagcagaagctgTATGTGAAGAATTCACTAGGCAG GCAGACACTCGTGGCTGTGTTTCTGGTGTAGTAAGGACCAAGATATTTCAGCTCCAGCGCAGGGGATATGAGATGAGCATTGAGGTACAAGGCAAGATCACAGAAGATGGCACAG GAACAGAGAtgactggaacaggctcctgtGGAATCACACCTATCATGAGCAAAATCAGCTTTGACCTGCTGGACTCTCAGTACAGACCAGGGATCCCACTCTTTGGGAGG GTGAAACTGGTAGATGGCACTGATGCTCCAATTGCCAATGAAACCATCACAATTTCTGTGGATGGAGACAAATACAAAGGAAATTACACTACGGATGAGCAGGGACAATCCTGGTTTTCCATAGACACTACCACCTTCACACAAGCCTCCCTGGAAATCCGA GCTGATCATAAACCTGAGCTGAACTGTTATGACAACAACTGGATCACACCTTCATATGAGCATGCCATGCGTAGAATAAGTCGGTTTTACTCCCCCAGTAAAAGCTTCCTCAAAATTGAGCCAAAGCCTGAGACATTGAGTTGTGGCTCCCCCACAGAGATCCATGTGCACTATGTCTTCACACCAGAGGCCATAGGAGAGCAGAAGAAAATCGTCATTTACTATTTG GTGATGGCCAAGGGAGGCATTGTATTAGCAGATACCTATGATCTGAGTGTGAATCCAGGAGATG GCTATGGGACATTTCAATTGACCTTCCCTATTGAGGCATCAGTTGCTCCCCTGGCACAGATGCTTGTATATACCACTTCACCCAGTGGGGAAGTTATCGCCAGTTCAGCAGATTTCCAGGTTGAACTTTGCCTCCCCAATAAA GTCAGATTGAGTTTTGTACCCAAGGAAGGTCTTCCTGCCTCCAACACACGCCTGCAACTGCACACCTCATCAAGGTCCCTGTGTGCCCTCCGTGCTGTGGACAAGAGCGTTCTCCTTATGAAGCCTGAAGATGAGCTCTCTCCCAGCTCT GTGTATGATCTTCTCCCACTGAAGGAAATGCGTGGTTACAGCTTCAAGGACTACTACCTGGAAGAAGACAATGTAAACCCTTGTGTGTCACTTGACAACATGTTATTAAATGGATTTGTCTATGTACCCATTTCTCCTGATGGCGAAGGTGATGCCTATGACATTCTCAAA GAACTGGGCTTAAAAGTCTTCACTAGCAGCAAGATCCGTAAGCCTGAAATCTGCCAGCATTACCCAGGACACATGATGGAAAGGAGTTACACTG TCACTGCAATGAATCTGCTTGAAGATTTAGACTATGAAATAACAGAACATATTAATGCTGACAGTCCTGTGGAGACCATCCGGAAATACTTCCCTGAGACATGGATCTGGGACATAGTTTCAGTGAA CTCTGACGGAAATGCTGATCTAAATGTGACCATCCCCGATACCATCACTGAGTGGAAAGCCAATGCCTTCTGCACTTCGGCAGACACAGGCTTTGGCCTGTCCCCGACAGTGTCCCTCAGagccttccagcccttctttgTAGAGCTCACCATGCCCTACTCTGTGGTGCGTGGTGAGTCCTTCACACTGAAAGCCACAGTTTTCAACTACCTGGCCGCCTGCATCAGG GTCAGTGTGTCTCTGGCTGAATCCACTCATTTTGTGACTACGCCAGTAGAGATGCAAGAAGAATCCTACTGCATCTGCatgaatgaaaggaaaactgtGGCTTGGGCAGTAACACCAAGATCTCTAG GGCAGGTGGAGCTCTCGGTGGGCACTGAGGCCCTGCAGAACCAGCAGCCCTGCGGGAATGCCATCGTGGAGACCCCTGAGAAAGGGCGGAAGGACACGGTCATCAGACAGCTGCTGGTGGAG CCAGAAGGAACTGAGGTGGAAACTACCTACAACTCTGTGCTCTGTGCATCTG AAAAGTCAGTGTCAGAGCCAATCTTGCTGGTTCTCCCCGAGACTGTGGTGGATGGCTCAGCCAGAGCTTGTTTCTCAGTGCTAG GTGACATCATGGGCACTGCCATGCAGAACCTGCACCAGCTCCTCCAGATGCCGTTCGGCTGTGGAGAGCAGAACATGGTCCTGTTTGCACCCAACATCTACGTCCTGGACTATCTGAACAAGACAGGGCAGCTAAGTGAGGAGGTCAAATCCAAGGCCATCGGATATTTAGTGAGCG GGTATCAAAGGCAATTGAAGTACAAACACTGGGATGGTTCTTATAGCACCTTTGGGCCCCGTTATGGGCAAGCTGGGAATACCTG GCTCACAGCCTTTGTCCTCAAGTCTTTTGCCCAGGCCCGGCCTCACATCTTCATAGATGAGAAGCACATCCAGGATGCTTTGGTCTGGCTCACTCAAAAGCAGAAGGAGAACGGCTGTTTCCGCAGTTCTGGGACACTCATGAACAATGCCATGAAG GGTGGAGTGAATGACGAGGTCACGCTGACAGCCTACATCACTATTGCATTGCTGGAGATTCCTCTGCCTGTAACT cactCAGTGGTGCGTAACGCTCTGTTCTGCctggaaacagcagcagatgaaaaagaaaaccacgtGTACACCAAGGCACTGATGGCGTACACCTTCGCCCTGGCAGGCAAGGAGGAGAAACGGAAGGCATTGCTAAGCTCACTTGAAAAGGAAGCCGTGAAAAAGG ATGGGTCTGTTCATTGGCAGCGGCCAGGGAAAGAGCCAGAGGTTCATCTCCCATACTTACGCTACCGAGCTCCCTCTGCTGAAGTGGAGATGACAGCCTATGCGCTCCTTGCTCACCTCACCACGCAGCTGACGCCTTCCCAGGAGGAGCTGTCGTTCGCATCTCTTATTGCGAAGTGGATCACGGGTCAGCAGAATCCCAATGGAGGCTTCTCCTCCACCCAG GACACAGTGGTGGCCCTCCAAGCCTTGTCCCTGTATGGAGCTGTCACCTATGCCAAGAGCGGAGCAGCTTCCAAAGTGACCCTGCGATCTGGAGGGGACTTCCAGCAAGACTTCCAAGTGGATCCCACAAACCGGCTGCTGCTCCAGCGTGTGCCCCTGCCCCAGGTGCCCGGGGAGTACAGCATGGAGGTTTCTGGCGATGGATGCGTCTACCTGCAG ACAAGCCTGAGGTACAATGTGCAGCCCACACAGGAGGATGCACCCTTCATGCTCCACGTGTACACGATGCCAGAGACATGTGTGGACTCCAATGCTCACAAGGTCTTTGACATAGGTATAAATGTCAG TTACACTGGGGAGCGCAATGTCTCCAACATGGTGATTGTTGATGTGAAGATGCTGTCAGGATTCATCCCCATTAAATCCTCTGTGACGAAG CTGGAACGTGACCCTGTTATTGAGCGCACAGAATTGAGTACCAACCACGTCCTGGTGTACCTGGAAAAG ctgggCAGCGAGACCCTCAGCTTCTCCTTCACGGTGGAGCGGGACGTCCCCGTGCAGGGCCTGAAGCCGGCGCAGGTGAAGGTCTATGACTACTACGAGACAG